A single region of the Saprospiraceae bacterium genome encodes:
- the rpiB gene encoding ribose 5-phosphate isomerase B, producing MKISKIAIGCDHAGFPYKDSIKVLLEGRGIDVTDHGTDSLASVDYPDFVHPVAEDVEAHRVDLGIILCGSGNGASMTANKHQGIRAALCWTNEIAQLARQHNDANILSLPVRFVSEEEAHRMVITFLETPFEGGRHANRVGKIACV from the coding sequence ATGAAAATCTCAAAAATAGCCATTGGCTGCGATCATGCTGGCTTTCCTTACAAAGACAGTATTAAAGTATTGTTGGAGGGCCGAGGAATTGATGTCACTGATCATGGCACTGATTCTTTAGCGTCCGTAGATTATCCAGATTTTGTACATCCAGTTGCCGAAGATGTAGAAGCGCATCGCGTGGATTTGGGTATTATTTTATGCGGCAGTGGCAATGGCGCCTCCATGACAGCCAATAAACACCAGGGGATCCGAGCAGCTTTATGTTGGACCAATGAAATCGCCCAATTAGCGCGGCAACACAATGACGCCAATATCCTTTCTTTGCCCGTTCGATTCGTCAGTGAGGAAGAAGCACACCGAATGGTTATTACTTTTTTAGAAACGCCATTCGAAGGTGGCCGTCATGCTAATAGAGTTGGGAAAATAGCCTGTGTGTGA
- a CDS encoding DUF2723 domain-containing protein → MGPTKKIHSITGWLVFAIALTVYFFSAERTGSLWDCGEFILGAYKFQVVHPPGAPLFLLVGRLFAWVASIVSDDPADIAFAVNLMSSTCTAFAAAFIAWTTMILTKLSFVGREGEMDEGQNWATAGAGLIAGLTTAFCTSIWFSAVEGEVYAMSTFFTTLTLWSTVKWYSLPDTPESDRWLLFTVYAGGLSIGVHLLSLLTFPALGLFYYFKKYKEHNILGMAAAAGIGVVILGVIQKFIIVGIPVLWSKFELLLVNGMGLPFHSGLVPTILIVGGILYFGLNYAHKKGNQLLQLIFMAAALVVISFSTLGVVVVRANASPPVNMNAPSDAMRLIPYLNREQYGERALLYGPHFAARYTSLDDSENRYGRVGNRYEVVDQKISLEYANKDKMLFPRMEDGTQGRPRLYKRWMGLNPDGPLPGGRPNFADNISFFVRYQLGWMYWRYFMWNFSGRQNGDQGYEPWDKSSGHWISGIGFLDNLRLGDQSQLPQTALNNKARNTYFMLPFLFGLIGLFFHFKYRNNEALALMALFIITGIGIIVYSNQPPREPRERDYVLVGSFFTYAIWVGMAVASLFNLMRERAKQSGPVAAIVASLLVLSAPLLMGFQNFDDHSRMHHTGSRDYASNFLNSCAPNAIIFTYGDNDTYPLWYAQEVENIRRDVRVVNLSLIAVDWYIDLLRRKQNDSPALKLTISSDAYRGNKRNQVLFNPYAQSANVNKSVSVEEFLNLIALPREVPLQGGRKLEGFYETKNVFIPVDRQAALNSGAVTLADSNRIVSRIPLNLENRDQLLKDEIAILDVIGSNLWERPIYFSVTCRREKLMGLDNYMQLEGLGLRIVPVRSESESIYGMVGLGRINKDAYYENVMEKFKWGNFDKEDLYVDNSYMPSIQSMQLGMRRVSFELLRDGEKDKALALVDRYFESFPHKNFPYDYRTMMMLDVLFQANEYEKAKPHMELLAEETLDHLAFYNSIIGNKNFQASYADQYSLRNRDMERLIEEAQRQNDTEFLQKWEPLFAPYRVNGTPAQPLDGLQQIDTE, encoded by the coding sequence ATGGGACCTACAAAAAAAATTCATAGTATAACAGGCTGGTTAGTTTTCGCAATAGCACTAACTGTTTACTTTTTTTCTGCCGAACGGACAGGAAGTTTATGGGATTGCGGCGAGTTCATTCTGGGAGCTTACAAATTTCAAGTTGTTCACCCTCCCGGAGCGCCATTGTTCCTATTGGTCGGTCGACTATTTGCCTGGGTCGCCAGCATTGTTTCTGATGATCCGGCAGACATCGCCTTTGCGGTCAACTTGATGTCCAGCACTTGCACCGCTTTTGCTGCGGCATTCATTGCATGGACCACCATGATCTTGACCAAGTTAAGTTTTGTTGGCCGAGAAGGCGAAATGGATGAGGGACAAAACTGGGCAACTGCCGGAGCTGGGCTCATTGCCGGTTTGACAACTGCTTTTTGTACCTCCATCTGGTTTTCTGCGGTGGAAGGCGAAGTATACGCCATGTCTACCTTTTTTACTACCCTAACGTTGTGGTCAACGGTCAAATGGTATAGTTTACCAGATACACCAGAAAGCGATCGTTGGTTGTTATTTACAGTTTATGCTGGTGGACTTTCCATTGGTGTTCACTTGCTGAGTTTGCTGACCTTTCCTGCTTTGGGGCTCTTTTATTACTTCAAGAAATACAAAGAGCATAATATCCTAGGGATGGCTGCTGCTGCCGGTATTGGGGTAGTTATATTGGGGGTTATTCAAAAGTTCATTATTGTAGGGATTCCCGTCTTATGGTCAAAATTTGAATTGCTGCTGGTGAATGGCATGGGGCTTCCTTTCCATTCTGGATTGGTTCCTACCATCCTTATTGTCGGAGGTATTCTATACTTTGGCCTAAACTATGCACATAAAAAAGGGAATCAATTGCTGCAATTGATATTTATGGCGGCGGCTTTGGTGGTCATTTCTTTCTCTACCCTTGGCGTCGTGGTGGTAAGAGCAAATGCCTCTCCTCCGGTTAATATGAATGCGCCTAGTGATGCTATGCGTTTGATTCCTTATCTCAACCGAGAGCAATATGGAGAGCGAGCCCTACTTTACGGTCCCCATTTTGCTGCGCGATATACCAGTCTTGACGATTCCGAAAATCGCTATGGCCGGGTGGGCAATCGCTATGAAGTAGTGGATCAAAAGATTTCTTTGGAATACGCAAATAAAGATAAGATGTTATTCCCCCGTATGGAGGATGGCACCCAAGGCCGACCACGTTTGTATAAGCGCTGGATGGGCCTCAACCCGGATGGGCCACTACCAGGTGGAAGACCAAATTTTGCCGATAATATTAGCTTTTTTGTGCGCTACCAGTTAGGTTGGATGTACTGGCGCTATTTCATGTGGAATTTCTCTGGCCGTCAAAATGGCGACCAGGGCTATGAACCTTGGGATAAGTCAAGTGGCCATTGGATAAGTGGGATTGGATTTTTGGATAACCTTCGTTTAGGTGACCAAAGCCAACTACCTCAGACAGCCCTGAATAACAAGGCTAGGAACACTTATTTTATGTTACCGTTCCTATTTGGCTTAATTGGCTTGTTTTTCCATTTCAAATATCGGAATAATGAAGCTTTGGCCCTAATGGCACTTTTTATCATTACGGGTATAGGTATAATTGTCTATTCAAATCAGCCGCCGCGCGAGCCGCGTGAACGAGATTATGTATTGGTAGGTTCCTTTTTCACTTATGCTATTTGGGTAGGGATGGCTGTCGCCTCCTTGTTCAACTTGATGAGAGAAAGGGCCAAACAAAGTGGTCCGGTTGCCGCAATAGTAGCCAGCTTATTGGTCTTGTCTGCCCCGCTGCTCATGGGCTTTCAAAATTTTGATGACCATAGCCGCATGCACCATACCGGTTCTCGAGACTATGCTAGCAATTTCTTGAATTCGTGTGCGCCCAATGCCATTATCTTTACATATGGAGATAATGATACCTATCCATTATGGTATGCCCAGGAAGTGGAGAATATAAGAAGAGACGTTCGGGTAGTCAACCTCAGCCTGATCGCAGTTGATTGGTATATTGATTTGCTTCGCCGCAAGCAAAATGATTCTCCTGCTTTAAAATTGACGATATCCAGTGATGCCTATCGGGGTAATAAACGCAATCAGGTTTTATTCAATCCATATGCACAAAGTGCCAATGTGAATAAAAGTGTTAGTGTAGAAGAGTTCTTAAACTTGATCGCTTTGCCGAGGGAGGTGCCCTTGCAGGGTGGAAGAAAACTGGAAGGGTTTTATGAAACCAAAAATGTTTTCATCCCTGTCGATCGCCAAGCTGCTTTAAATAGTGGTGCGGTAACCCTTGCAGATTCTAACCGGATTGTTTCTCGGATTCCCCTGAATTTGGAAAATAGAGATCAGCTTCTCAAGGATGAAATAGCGATTTTGGATGTCATTGGTTCAAACCTTTGGGAGCGCCCCATTTATTTCTCGGTGACTTGCCGAAGAGAAAAGCTAATGGGATTAGATAACTATATGCAATTGGAAGGGCTTGGCCTGCGAATTGTTCCCGTGCGTTCAGAGAGTGAATCCATTTATGGCATGGTGGGTCTCGGTAGGATAAATAAGGATGCCTATTATGAGAATGTGATGGAAAAATTCAAATGGGGCAACTTTGATAAAGAGGATTTATATGTGGATAATAGCTATATGCCAAGTATCCAAAGCATGCAACTGGGAATGCGGCGGGTCAGTTTTGAGCTGTTGCGAGATGGAGAGAAAGACAAGGCTTTAGCACTAGTGGATCGATATTTTGAGTCCTTTCCACATAAAAATTTCCCTTACGATTATCGCACCATGATGATGCTTGATGTCTTATTTCAAGCTAATGAATATGAAAAGGCTAAACCACACATGGAACTCCTTGCTGAGGAAACCTTGGATCATTTAGCATTTTACAATTCCATCATTGGCAACAAAAACTTCCAGGCGAGTTATGCTGACCAATATAGTCTCCGCAACAGGGACATGGAGCGGTTAATAGAAGAGGCACAACGTCAAAATGATACGGAATTTTTGCAAAAGTGGGAACCACTCTTTGCCCCATACCGCGTCAATGGAACACCCGCTCAACCACTGGATGGTTTGCAGCAGATTGATACGGAATAG
- a CDS encoding M28 family peptidase encodes MKKIMTLLLCGFYLMGFSQFAGSTEAEKDKLARSLAASITADQLKNHLTIIASDEFEGRETGTEGQKKAANYIASQFKQMGLPAIGDDGTYFQKISFISENWENIALSVNGDQLRHLWDYYAYPADNSSKASTTFNEVVFLGYGIEDKGYSDYKNADVAGKAILIYAGEPMGKDSMSLVSKQRGQTDWSTDPSKKLKLAKEKGVTMVFIIDPNFKNNVGIARRSILNRRLKMGWSQHPEAHFANSCFLSTKVAKDIMGAQFKKVVKARNKINKNKKARPINLPTDLVITMDKSVNQLLGENVLGFVEGTDEKMKEEVLVVTAHYDHLGKRGDEIYYGADDNGSGTSTVLEISRAFVEAKKAGNGPKRSVLFMLVSGEEKGLLGSEYYVQHPIFPLEKTIADINVDMVGRVDEKHAANPNYIYVIGSDRLSTELHHINEAANQKYVNLELDYTYNAESDPNRYYYRSDHYNFAEKGIPAIFYFNGTHDDYHRTSDTVDKINFDKMANIGKLVFHTAWELANRPDRIKVDVLQKK; translated from the coding sequence ATGAAAAAAATCATGACCTTGCTTTTGTGTGGCTTTTACCTCATGGGATTTAGCCAATTTGCAGGGAGTACCGAAGCAGAAAAAGATAAATTGGCACGGTCACTTGCCGCCTCTATTACGGCAGATCAGCTGAAAAACCACCTGACGATTATTGCAAGCGATGAATTTGAAGGAAGAGAGACGGGTACTGAGGGGCAAAAAAAAGCAGCCAACTACATTGCCAGCCAATTTAAACAAATGGGCTTACCGGCGATAGGAGATGATGGCACCTATTTTCAAAAGATTTCTTTCATTTCAGAAAACTGGGAAAACATAGCGCTAAGTGTGAATGGCGATCAGCTAAGGCATTTATGGGATTATTATGCTTACCCAGCGGATAATTCGAGCAAAGCAAGCACTACATTTAATGAAGTGGTTTTCTTAGGCTATGGTATTGAAGACAAAGGCTACAGTGATTATAAAAATGCGGATGTTGCGGGTAAGGCCATTCTGATTTATGCAGGGGAACCAATGGGTAAGGATAGTATGTCTTTGGTATCGAAACAGAGGGGGCAAACGGATTGGTCAACTGATCCTTCTAAAAAGCTAAAGCTAGCCAAGGAAAAAGGAGTAACAATGGTCTTCATTATTGATCCCAATTTCAAAAATAATGTGGGCATAGCACGTCGATCTATTCTCAATCGCCGCCTAAAAATGGGCTGGAGTCAGCATCCGGAAGCGCATTTTGCTAATAGTTGTTTCCTTTCGACTAAGGTGGCAAAAGATATAATGGGCGCACAGTTTAAAAAAGTTGTTAAGGCAAGAAATAAAATCAATAAAAATAAAAAAGCACGCCCTATTAACCTCCCCACTGACCTTGTTATTACCATGGATAAAAGTGTCAACCAATTGCTAGGTGAAAATGTCCTTGGGTTTGTTGAAGGAACAGATGAGAAAATGAAGGAAGAGGTGTTAGTGGTGACGGCTCACTATGATCATTTGGGCAAGCGTGGTGATGAAATTTACTATGGTGCCGATGACAATGGCTCTGGAACATCCACGGTACTGGAAATTTCACGGGCGTTTGTCGAGGCTAAAAAAGCCGGGAATGGCCCCAAGCGTAGTGTTTTATTTATGTTGGTTTCTGGGGAAGAAAAAGGTTTATTGGGCTCTGAATACTATGTGCAGCACCCCATTTTCCCCCTTGAAAAAACCATTGCCGACATCAATGTGGATATGGTTGGACGGGTTGATGAAAAACATGCTGCTAACCCCAATTATATTTACGTCATCGGATCAGATCGGCTGAGTACCGAATTGCACCATATCAATGAGGCCGCCAATCAAAAATATGTAAACTTGGAGTTGGACTATACCTACAACGCAGAGAGTGACCCCAATCGATATTACTACCGCTCGGACCATTATAACTTTGCAGAAAAAGGGATTCCTGCTATTTTTTACTTTAATGGAACCCACGATGATTACCATCGAACAAGCGATACGGTAGATAAAATCAATTTTGATAAAATGGCTAATATTGGGAAGCTGGTTTTTCATACCGCCTGGGAATTGGCGAATCGCCCAGATCGCATCAAGGTTGATGTTTTGCAAAAAAAGTAG